In Calonectris borealis chromosome Z, bCalBor7.hap1.2, whole genome shotgun sequence, a single genomic region encodes these proteins:
- the RPS6 gene encoding small ribosomal subunit protein eS6, whose translation MKLNISFPATGCQKLIEVDDERKLRTFYEKRMATEVAADSLGEEWKGYVVRISGGNDKQGFPMKQGVLTHGRVRLLLSKGHSCYRPRRTGERKRKSVRGCIVDANLSVLNLVIVKKGEKDIPGLTDTTVPRRLGPKRASRIRKLFNLSKEDDVRQYVVRKPLNKEGKKPRTKAPKIQRLVTPRVLQHKRRRIALKKQRTQKNKEEAAEYAKLLAKRMKEAKEKRQEQIAKRRRLSSLRASTSKSESSQK comes from the exons ATGAAG cTGAACATCTCTTTCCCAGCCACTGGCTGCCAGAAATTAATTGAAGTGGATGATGAGCGCAAGCTGAGGACATTCTATGAGAAACGGATGGCCACAGAGGTCGCAGCTGATTCTCTTGGTGAGGAGTGGAAG gGCTATGTTGTCCGGATCAGTGGTGGCAATGACAAACAAGGCTTTCCCATGAAGCAAGGTGTCCTGACTCATGGACGTGTCCGCCTTCTTCTCAGCAAGGGCCACTCCTGCTATCGCCCCAGAAGAACTGGAGAGAGGAAACGCAAATCCGTTCGTGGTTGCATCGTTGATGCCAACTTGAGTGTTCTGAACTTGGTCATAGTGAAAAAGG GTGAAAAGGATATACCTGGGCTGACGGACACAACTGTGCCCCGTCGTCTCGGACCCAAGAGGGCTAGCAGAATCCGCAAGCTGTTCAACCTGTCTAAGGAGGATGATGTTCGCCAGTATGTTGTGAGGAAGCCTCTGAACAAAGAGG GCAAGAAACCCAGAACCAAGGCTCCTAAGATCCAGCGACTAGTGACTCCTCGAGTTCTGCAACATAAGCGCAGACGTATTGCTCTGAAGAAGCAGCGCACTCAAAAGAACAAGGAGGAAGCAGCAGAATATGCGAAGCTCTTGGCCAAGAGAATGAAG GAAGCCAAGGAGAAACGCCAGGAGCAGATTGCGAAGAGACGCCGGCTTTCTTCATTGAGAGCTTCTACATCTAAGTCTGAGTCAAGTCAGAAGTAA